One genomic segment of Primulina tabacum isolate GXHZ01 chromosome 9, ASM2559414v2, whole genome shotgun sequence includes these proteins:
- the LOC142556419 gene encoding uncharacterized protein LOC142556419, with protein MAKAFLIKYFPPSKTMKLRANITTFAQFEQKSLYEALEHFKDLLRRCPHHELPLGLVVQTFYYGLLTPNRTMIDDANCGNLLRKTAEEGYELLGEMATSSYHPQSERNNQRRKGAPVNQVGVQNRPKNDPYSNTYNHGWRQHPNFSWGGQNSQNQPQGGQSYGKQPMYRSDPPREEKSNLEQMMSKFISSIETRLQNQDTSIKGLENHIGQLAKMIANREPDTLPSNTKTNPKEQVKAIELKSGNVLESKEKERNQVLDEQTESSKALKKAKLDAQFGKFLEVFKKLHINILFAEALMQMPRYVKFLKDILANKRKLKDHMTVNLIENCSALVQNKIPPKLKDLGRNFGLGELKPTRLSLQLADISVKYPRGVIEDVLVKVDRFIFPADFVVLDMEEDIEMPLILGRPFLATGKALIDVQEGKLRLRVGEEEITFDVFNALKHTLDSDSCYRLDAFDYLVFNYVQDALRDPLEATLTTESREDELNVEKAEIVAYLNANQQWKRPIRMRLEDLGDRRDLIPQKSSLEEPPTLELKPLPPHLKYVYLGENNKLPVIISSSLIDVMEDKLLKVLKAHKSAFS; from the exons ATGGCGAAAGCGTTTCTcattaaatactttcctccatctaagaccatgaagctgcgggCAAACATAACCACATTTGCTCAATTCGAGCAGAAGTCTTTATATGAAGCATTGGAGCATTTCAAAGATCTATTACGAAGATGCCCTCATCATGAACTGCCACTTGGTTTAGTCGTTCAAACCTTTTACTATGGCTTGCTTACtcctaatcgtactatgatagatgatGCTAATTGTGGAAACCTCTTGAGAAAAACTGCTGAGGAAGGATACGAGTTATTGGGGGAGATGGCCActagcagctatcatcctcaatctgaaaggaacaaCCAGCGAAGAA AAGGGGCACcagtgaatcaagtgggagtccaaaATCGTCCAAAGAATGATCCATATTCGAACACATACAATCATGGATGGAGACAACATCCCAACTTTTCATGGGGTGGCCAAAACAGTCAGAATCAACCACAGGGAGGACAATCATATGGGAAACAACCAATGTACAGATCTGACCCTCCTAGAGAAGAAAAGTCTAATTtggagcagatgatgtctaagttcatcTCATCTATCGAAACTAGACTCCAAAATCAAGATACATCGATAAAGGGGCTAGAGAATCATATTGGACAGTTAGCAAAGATGATAGCAAATAGAGAGCCAGAcaccttgccaagtaacacaAAAACCAATCCAAAAGAGCAGGTGAAGGCCATCGAGTTAAAGAGTGGGAACGTTTTAGAGTCCAAGGAAAAGGAAAGAAATCAAGTACTGGATGAACAGACTGAATCATCAaaag cattAAAAAAGGCGAAATTAGAtgcgcaattcggtaagtttttaGAAGTTTTCAAGAAATTGCACATCAATATTCTCTTTGCTGAAGCCTTGATGCAAATGCCAAGATACGTTAAATTTCTGAAGGATATCTTAGCAAACAAGAGAAAATTGAAGGATCACATGACGGTTAATCTTATTGAAAATTGCTCtgctttggtgcaaaacaagatcccaccGAAACTTAAGGATCtaggga GAAACTTTGGATTAGGAGAACTTAAGCCAACGAGGTTGTCTTTACAGCTAGCAGATATatctgtcaagtatccacgGGGAGTTATTGAGGATGTGCTAGTGAAAGTGGACAGATTCATTTTTCCTGCAGATTTCGTGGTGCTCGACATGGAGGAGGATATAgagatgcctttgattttggggagaccattccttgcaactggcaagGCTCTAATTGATGTGCAGGAGGgaaagttgagattgagagtgggagAAGAGGAGATTACTTTTGACGTTTTTAATGCCCTTAAGCACACACTGGATTCTGATAGTTGTTATAGACTTGATGCTTTTGATTATCTTGTGTTCAACTATGTGCAGGATGCTCTTAGGGACCCTTTGGAAGCCACTCTCACAACTGAATCACGAGAAGACGAATTGAATGTAGAGAAAGCCGAGATAGTGGCATACCTCAATGCCAACCAGCAATGGAAGAGGCCAATAAGGATGAGATTAGAGGACTTGGGGGATCGAAGAGACTTGATCCCTCAGAAGTCAAGCCTAGAGGAGCCACCAACTCTGGAGCTCAAGCCATTACCTCCACATCTGAAATACGTCTATCTAGGTGAGAATAATAAACTTCCTGtgattatttcttcttctttgataGATGTGATGGAGGACAAACTGTTGAAAGTCTTGAAAGCGCACAAGAGCGCATTTTCATGA
- the LOC142556600 gene encoding metal tolerance protein C1 isoform X2 — translation MMVLLLSGHGKFETLGALAISGVLLATAGGIAWHAFDVLLEIFSAAPEIVNQSLAHDHLHDNHHPGHHHGIDMDHPILALNMTLISIAVKEGLYWITKMAGERTGSGLMKANAWHHRADAVSSIVALVGVGGSILGVRFLDPLAGLLVSGMILKAGIESGYQSVLELVDAAVPSQHLELFKETILAAEGVKGYNHLRGRRAGSSLYLDVDIEVDPFSSVSAAHDVGENVRRQIQQSHPEVSEVFIHIEPSTSRISPDIINNQRNFKNSEHQSGTVTLEQTDVEDNVSNILSSNFSEKMVVERITRHMLQGQIFLEIEVSMPPEMLIREAVKVSKEAEKKILEAMPNIMLVSIQLRLGQPMPELQQ, via the exons ATGATGGTCTTGCTTCTTTCAGGACACGGTAAATTTGAGACTTTAGGAGCCCTAGCGATTTCTGGCGTGCTTTTGGCAACTGCTGGAGGcattgcatggcatgcttttgATGTCTTGTTG GAAATCTTTTCGGCTGCTCCTGAGATTGTTAATCAGTCCTTGGCTCATGATCACCTGCATGATAATCATCACCCTGGGCACCACCATGGAATCGACATGGACCACCCGATTCTTGCATTGAACATGACTCTGATATCTATAGCTGTTAAGGAAGG GCTATACTGGATAACAAAGATGGCAGGTGAGAGAACAGGCAGTGGCCTTATGAAAGCAAATGCTTGGCATCATCGTGCTGATGCTGTTTCATCAATAGTGGCTCTCGTTGGGGTTG GTGGATCTATTCTTGGGGTTAGGTTTCTGGATCCTCTTGCTGGACTTCTTGTCTCTGGGATGATTTTAAAAGCTGGAATTGAAAGTGGTTACCAGAG TGTCTTGGAATTGGTGGATGCTGCTGTTCCATCACAGCATCTGGAACTTTTTAAAGAGACAATTCTGGCAGCCGAGGGAGTCAAG GGATACAACCACCTCAGAGGAAGACGAGCTGGTTCGTCCTTATATCTTGATGTGGATATTGAG GTAGATCCTTTTTCTAGTGTTAGTGCTGCACATGATGTTGGAGAAAATGTACGTCGCCAAATTCAGCAATCCCATCCTGAAGTATCTGAAGTCTTCATACATATAG AGCCATCAACTTCACGCATATCGCCTGACATAATTAACAATCAAAGAAACTTCAAAAACTCGGAGCACCAGAGTGGCACCGTCACATTGGAGCAAACAGATGTTGAGGATAATGTTTCCAATATATTGTCCTCCAATTTCTCAGAG AAAATGGTAGTCGAGCGCATTACTCGGCACATGCTGCAAGGACAGATATTTCTTGAAATCGAGGTTTCCATGCCACCCGAGATGTTGATCAG GGAGGCAGTAAAAGTTTCGAAAGAAGCAGAGAAAAAGATTCTGGAGGCTATGCCGAATATTATGCTCGTCTCCATTCAGCTGCGGCTCGGCCAGCCGATGCCCGAGTTGCAACAGTGA
- the LOC142556600 gene encoding metal tolerance protein 2 isoform X1: MGFRLLIKLSPFHKSCISRISSSSQSYNSNIFKKCAAAQASVNSELFGHSIPYAENPSFKINKRWHVGHTHHQHEGRNSCSGEQGERVFRLGLAADIGLAAGKSLTGYLSGSTAIIADAAHSVSDVVLSGVALLSFKAARVPKDKEHPYGHGKFETLGALAISGVLLATAGGIAWHAFDVLLEIFSAAPEIVNQSLAHDHLHDNHHPGHHHGIDMDHPILALNMTLISIAVKEGLYWITKMAGERTGSGLMKANAWHHRADAVSSIVALVGVGGSILGVRFLDPLAGLLVSGMILKAGIESGYQSVLELVDAAVPSQHLELFKETILAAEGVKGYNHLRGRRAGSSLYLDVDIEVDPFSSVSAAHDVGENVRRQIQQSHPEVSEVFIHIEPSTSRISPDIINNQRNFKNSEHQSGTVTLEQTDVEDNVSNILSSNFSEKMVVERITRHMLQGQIFLEIEVSMPPEMLIREAVKVSKEAEKKILEAMPNIMLVSIQLRLGQPMPELQQ, encoded by the exons ATGGGGTTTAGGTTGTTGATCAAGCTCAGCCCATTTCACAAATCTTGCATATCAAGGATCTCATCATCGTCACAGTCCTACAATTCCAACATTTTCAAGAAATGTGCTGCAGCTCAAGCTTCCGTGAATTCTGAGTTGTTTGGTCATTCGATTCCTTACGCAGAAAACCCAAGTTTCAAGATTAATAAGCGGTGGCACGTGGGTCACACGCATCACCAGCATGAGGGGCGGAATAGCTGTTCTGGTGAACAGGGTGAGAGGGTTTTCCGGCTTGGTCTTGCGGCGGATATTGGCTTGGCTGCTGGAAAATCTTTAACCGGGTACCTTTCTGGTAGTACTGCGATTATTGCTGATGCGGCCCATTCGGTTTCTGATGTG GTATTGAGTGGGGTGGCATTGTTATCGTTTAAGGCTGCGAGAGTACCAAAGGACAAAGAACACCCATACG GACACGGTAAATTTGAGACTTTAGGAGCCCTAGCGATTTCTGGCGTGCTTTTGGCAACTGCTGGAGGcattgcatggcatgcttttgATGTCTTGTTG GAAATCTTTTCGGCTGCTCCTGAGATTGTTAATCAGTCCTTGGCTCATGATCACCTGCATGATAATCATCACCCTGGGCACCACCATGGAATCGACATGGACCACCCGATTCTTGCATTGAACATGACTCTGATATCTATAGCTGTTAAGGAAGG GCTATACTGGATAACAAAGATGGCAGGTGAGAGAACAGGCAGTGGCCTTATGAAAGCAAATGCTTGGCATCATCGTGCTGATGCTGTTTCATCAATAGTGGCTCTCGTTGGGGTTG GTGGATCTATTCTTGGGGTTAGGTTTCTGGATCCTCTTGCTGGACTTCTTGTCTCTGGGATGATTTTAAAAGCTGGAATTGAAAGTGGTTACCAGAG TGTCTTGGAATTGGTGGATGCTGCTGTTCCATCACAGCATCTGGAACTTTTTAAAGAGACAATTCTGGCAGCCGAGGGAGTCAAG GGATACAACCACCTCAGAGGAAGACGAGCTGGTTCGTCCTTATATCTTGATGTGGATATTGAG GTAGATCCTTTTTCTAGTGTTAGTGCTGCACATGATGTTGGAGAAAATGTACGTCGCCAAATTCAGCAATCCCATCCTGAAGTATCTGAAGTCTTCATACATATAG AGCCATCAACTTCACGCATATCGCCTGACATAATTAACAATCAAAGAAACTTCAAAAACTCGGAGCACCAGAGTGGCACCGTCACATTGGAGCAAACAGATGTTGAGGATAATGTTTCCAATATATTGTCCTCCAATTTCTCAGAG AAAATGGTAGTCGAGCGCATTACTCGGCACATGCTGCAAGGACAGATATTTCTTGAAATCGAGGTTTCCATGCCACCCGAGATGTTGATCAG GGAGGCAGTAAAAGTTTCGAAAGAAGCAGAGAAAAAGATTCTGGAGGCTATGCCGAATATTATGCTCGTCTCCATTCAGCTGCGGCTCGGCCAGCCGATGCCCGAGTTGCAACAGTGA
- the LOC142556600 gene encoding metal tolerance protein C1 isoform X3: protein MDHPILALNMTLISIAVKEGLYWITKMAGERTGSGLMKANAWHHRADAVSSIVALVGVGGSILGVRFLDPLAGLLVSGMILKAGIESGYQSVLELVDAAVPSQHLELFKETILAAEGVKGYNHLRGRRAGSSLYLDVDIEVDPFSSVSAAHDVGENVRRQIQQSHPEVSEVFIHIEPSTSRISPDIINNQRNFKNSEHQSGTVTLEQTDVEDNVSNILSSNFSEKMVVERITRHMLQGQIFLEIEVSMPPEMLIREAVKVSKEAEKKILEAMPNIMLVSIQLRLGQPMPELQQ, encoded by the exons ATGGACCACCCGATTCTTGCATTGAACATGACTCTGATATCTATAGCTGTTAAGGAAGG GCTATACTGGATAACAAAGATGGCAGGTGAGAGAACAGGCAGTGGCCTTATGAAAGCAAATGCTTGGCATCATCGTGCTGATGCTGTTTCATCAATAGTGGCTCTCGTTGGGGTTG GTGGATCTATTCTTGGGGTTAGGTTTCTGGATCCTCTTGCTGGACTTCTTGTCTCTGGGATGATTTTAAAAGCTGGAATTGAAAGTGGTTACCAGAG TGTCTTGGAATTGGTGGATGCTGCTGTTCCATCACAGCATCTGGAACTTTTTAAAGAGACAATTCTGGCAGCCGAGGGAGTCAAG GGATACAACCACCTCAGAGGAAGACGAGCTGGTTCGTCCTTATATCTTGATGTGGATATTGAG GTAGATCCTTTTTCTAGTGTTAGTGCTGCACATGATGTTGGAGAAAATGTACGTCGCCAAATTCAGCAATCCCATCCTGAAGTATCTGAAGTCTTCATACATATAG AGCCATCAACTTCACGCATATCGCCTGACATAATTAACAATCAAAGAAACTTCAAAAACTCGGAGCACCAGAGTGGCACCGTCACATTGGAGCAAACAGATGTTGAGGATAATGTTTCCAATATATTGTCCTCCAATTTCTCAGAG AAAATGGTAGTCGAGCGCATTACTCGGCACATGCTGCAAGGACAGATATTTCTTGAAATCGAGGTTTCCATGCCACCCGAGATGTTGATCAG GGAGGCAGTAAAAGTTTCGAAAGAAGCAGAGAAAAAGATTCTGGAGGCTATGCCGAATATTATGCTCGTCTCCATTCAGCTGCGGCTCGGCCAGCCGATGCCCGAGTTGCAACAGTGA